The proteins below are encoded in one region of Halichoerus grypus chromosome X, mHalGry1.hap1.1, whole genome shotgun sequence:
- the TLR8 gene encoding toll-like receptor 8 isoform X2 — protein sequence MTFLFLLLTCLFLLISDSYEFFTKANYSRSYPCDERRQNGSVIAECNSRRLQEVPQTVGKYVTALDLSDNYITHITNESFQGLQNLTKINLNHNANPQHLNENPDTNKNGMNITDGAFLNLQNLNQLLLEDNQLYQIPAGLPGSLKELSLIQNNIIWVTKKNTSGLTNLERLYLSWNCYFGNNCDNKTFDIEDGTFASLTNLKVLSLSFNKLVHVPPKLPDSLRELYLSNAKIKIISQEDFKGLRNLRVLDLSGNCPRCFNAPFPCTPCEGGSSIQIHPLAFQTLTELRYLNLSSTSLRKIPATWFENMHNLKVLHLEFNYLVDEMASGEFLTKLPSLEILDLSFNYVKAKYPKYINISQNFSNLKLLQALHLRGYVFQELRAEDFQPLMSLSNLKTINLGVNFIKQINFTLFQNFSNLTIIYLSENRISPLVNDIQQNDLSGSSSPSHVLKPRSADVEFDPHSNFYHNTNPLIRPQCSVYGKALDLSLNSIFFIGREQFEAFHDIACLNLSSNGNGQVLHGTEFSAVPHIKYLDLTNNRLDFDDDSALHDLPELEVLDLSYNAHYFRIAGVTHRLGFIQNLTQLKVLNLSHNSIYTLTEQDLKSMSLEELVFSGNRLDILWNAEGDKYWKIFTSLRNLTRLDLSLNNLRRIPNEAFLNLPQSLTQLYINNNALNFFNWTLLQQFPHLQVLDLSGNRLSSVTNSLSKFTPSLRTLLLHGNRISHLPSSFLSEASSLIHLDLSSNLLKMINKSTLQTKTNTSLTILELGRNPFDCTCDIGDFRRWIDENLNVTIPRLTDIICSSPGDQKGKSIMSLELTTCISDTIAAVLCFFTSLITITVMLAALGHHWFYWDVWFIYHVCLAKVKGYRSLSTSQTFYDAYVSYDTKDASVTDWVINELRFHLEESEGKNVLLCLEERDWDPGLAIIDNLMQSINQSKKTIFVLTKEYAQNWNFKTAFYLALQRLMDENMDVIIFILLEPVLQHSQYLRLRQRICRSSILRWPDNPKAEGLFWQSLKNVVLTENNSRYNNLYVDSIKQY from the coding sequence ATGACCTTCCTGTTTTTGCTTCTGACCTGCCTTTTCCTGCTCATCTCTGATTCCTATGAATTCTTCACCAAAGCAAATTATTCTAGAAGCTATCCTTGTGATGAGAGAAGACAAAATGGCTCTGTTATTGCAGAGTGCAACAGCCGTCGACTGCAAGAAGTTCCCCAAACAGTGGGCAAGTACGTGACAGCACTAGACCTGTCTGATAATTACATCACACACATAACAAATGAATCATTTCAAGGGCTGCAGAATCTTACTAAAATAAATCTAAACCACAATGCCAATCCACAACACCTGAATGAAAATCCTGATACAAACAAAAATGGCATGAATATCACAGATGGGGCGTTCCTCAACCTACAAAACCTAAACCAGTTACTGCTTGAAGACAACCAGTTATACCAAATACCTGCTGGCTTGCCAGGGTCTTTGAAGGAACTTAGTCTAATTCAAAACAACATAATTTGGGTAACTAAAAAGAACACTTCTGGGCTTACGAATCTGGAAAGGCTCTACTTGAGCTGGAACTGCTATTTTGGCAATAATTGTGATAATAAAACTTTCGACATAGAAGATGGAACGTTTGCAAGTCTTACGAATTTGAAGGTGCTGTCACTGTCTTTTAATAAGCTTGTCCATGTGCCACCGAAACTGCCAGACTCCCTAAGAGAACTTTATCTTAGCAACGCCAAGATTAAAATCATCAGTCAGGAAGATTTCAAGGGATTGAGAAATTTAAGAGTGCTAGATTTAAGCGGGAACTGTCCGAGGTGTTTCAACGCCCCATTTCCCTGTACACCTTGTGAAGGAGGCTCTTCAATTCAGATCCATCCTCTTGCTTTTCAAACCCTGACGGAACTTCGCTACCTGAACCTCTCTAGCACTTCCCTCCGGAAGATTCCGGCAACGTGGTTTGAGAATATGCATAATCTGAAGGTGCTGCATCTGGAATTCAATTATTTAGTTGATGAAATGGCCTCTGGGGAATTTTTAACGAAACTGCCCTCCTTGGAAATACTTGACTTATCTTTTAACTACGTAAAGgcgaaatatccaaaatatattaatatttcccAAAACTTCTCTAATCTTAAGTTGCTCCAGGCATTGCACTTAAGGGGTTATGTGTTCCAGGAACTTAGAGCAGAAGACTTCCAGCCCTTGATGAGTCTTTCAAATCTAAAGACTATCAACTTGGGCGTCAACTTTATTAAGCAAATTAATTTTACACTTTTCCAAAATTTCTCCAACCTGACGATCATTTACTTGTCAGAAAACAGAATATCACCCTTGGTAAATGATATCCAGCAAAATGACCTAAGTGGTTCCTCTTCTCCAAGTCATGTCCTTAAGCCACGCTCAGCAGATGTTGAGTTTGACCCACATTCAAATTTTTATCATAACACCAATCCTTTAATAAGGCCACAATGTTCAGTTTATGGCAAAGCCTTAGATTTAAGCCTGAACAGTATTTTCTTCATTGGGCGAGAGCAATTTGAAGCTTTTCATGACATTGCCTGCTTAAATCTGTCTTCAAATGGCAACGGTCAAGTGCTACATGGGACTGAATTTTCAGCCGTGCCGCATATCAAATATTTGGATCTGACAAACAATAGACTCGACTTTGACGATGACAGCGCTCTCCATGATCTGCCCGAGTTAGAAGTTCTAGATCTCAGCTACAATGCACACTACTTCCGAATAGCAGGGGTGACACACCGCCTGGGATTTATTCAAAATTTAACCCAACTGAAAGTTTTAAACTTGAGCCACAACAGCATTTATACTTTAACGGAGCAAGACCTGAAAAGCATGTCCCTGGAAGAATTAGTTTTCAGTGGAAACCGCCTTGACATTTTGTGGAATGCTGAAGGTGACAAGTACTGGAAAATTTTTACAAGTCTCAGGAATCTGACACGGCTCGATTTATCCTTGAATAACCTTAGGCGCATCCCGAATGAAGCTTTCCTGAACTTGCCCCAGAGTCTCACCCAACTATACATAAATAATAACGCATTAAATTTCTTTAACTGGACATTACTCCAACAGTTTCCACATCTCCAGGTGCTGGACTTGAGTGGAAACAGGCTATCCTCTGTAACTAACAGCCTCTCCAAATTCACGCCTTCCCTGCGGACGCTGCTACTGCATGGAAACAGGATTTCTCACCTGCCCTCCAGCTTTCTTTCCGAAGCCAGCAGTCTGATCCACCTCGATTTGAGTTCCAACCTGCTGAAGATGATCAACAAATCCACGCTTCAAACTAAGACCAACACCAGTTTAACCATTTTGGAACTAGGCAGAAACCCTTTTGACTGTACCTGTGACATTGGAGATTTTCGAAGATGGATAGATGAAAATCTGAATGTCACAATCCCTAGGTTGACAGACATCATCTGCTCTAGTCCTGGGGATCAAAAAGGGAAGAGCATCATGAGTCTGGAGCTAACAACTTGTATTTCAGATACCATCGCGGCAGTGCTgtgtttcttcacatccttgatCACCATCACTGTGATGTTGGCTGCCTTGGGTCACCATTGGTTTTACTGGGATGTTTGGTTTATCTATCATGTGTGTTTAGCTAAGGTAAAAGGCTACAGGTCTCTTTCCACGTCCCAAACTTTCTATGATGCCTACGTTTCTTATGACACCAAAGATGCCTCTGTTACCGACTGGGTGATAAATGAGCTGCGCTTCCACCTAGAGGAGAGTGAAGGGAAAAATGTGCTCCTCTGTTTAGAGGAGAGGGACTGGGACCCCGGATTAGCCATCATCGATAACCTCATGCAGAGCATAAACCAAAGCAAGAAAACCATATTCGTCTTAACCAAAGAATATGCCCAAAACTGGAACTTTAAAACAGCATTCTACTTGGCCTTGCAGCGGCTCATGGATGAGAATATGGATGTGATTATATTTATTCTGCTGGAGCCAGTGTTACAGCATTCTCAGTATTTGAGGCTGCGGCAGAGGATCTGCAGAAGCTCCATCCTTCGATGGCCGGACAACCCCAAGGCGGAAGGCTTGTTTTGGCAAAGTCTGAAAAACGTGGTCTTAACTGAAAACAATTCCCGGTATAACAATTTGTATGTTGATTCCATTAAACAGTACTAA
- the TLR8 gene encoding toll-like receptor 8 isoform X1 has translation MGPENMTFLFLLLTCLFLLISDSYEFFTKANYSRSYPCDERRQNGSVIAECNSRRLQEVPQTVGKYVTALDLSDNYITHITNESFQGLQNLTKINLNHNANPQHLNENPDTNKNGMNITDGAFLNLQNLNQLLLEDNQLYQIPAGLPGSLKELSLIQNNIIWVTKKNTSGLTNLERLYLSWNCYFGNNCDNKTFDIEDGTFASLTNLKVLSLSFNKLVHVPPKLPDSLRELYLSNAKIKIISQEDFKGLRNLRVLDLSGNCPRCFNAPFPCTPCEGGSSIQIHPLAFQTLTELRYLNLSSTSLRKIPATWFENMHNLKVLHLEFNYLVDEMASGEFLTKLPSLEILDLSFNYVKAKYPKYINISQNFSNLKLLQALHLRGYVFQELRAEDFQPLMSLSNLKTINLGVNFIKQINFTLFQNFSNLTIIYLSENRISPLVNDIQQNDLSGSSSPSHVLKPRSADVEFDPHSNFYHNTNPLIRPQCSVYGKALDLSLNSIFFIGREQFEAFHDIACLNLSSNGNGQVLHGTEFSAVPHIKYLDLTNNRLDFDDDSALHDLPELEVLDLSYNAHYFRIAGVTHRLGFIQNLTQLKVLNLSHNSIYTLTEQDLKSMSLEELVFSGNRLDILWNAEGDKYWKIFTSLRNLTRLDLSLNNLRRIPNEAFLNLPQSLTQLYINNNALNFFNWTLLQQFPHLQVLDLSGNRLSSVTNSLSKFTPSLRTLLLHGNRISHLPSSFLSEASSLIHLDLSSNLLKMINKSTLQTKTNTSLTILELGRNPFDCTCDIGDFRRWIDENLNVTIPRLTDIICSSPGDQKGKSIMSLELTTCISDTIAAVLCFFTSLITITVMLAALGHHWFYWDVWFIYHVCLAKVKGYRSLSTSQTFYDAYVSYDTKDASVTDWVINELRFHLEESEGKNVLLCLEERDWDPGLAIIDNLMQSINQSKKTIFVLTKEYAQNWNFKTAFYLALQRLMDENMDVIIFILLEPVLQHSQYLRLRQRICRSSILRWPDNPKAEGLFWQSLKNVVLTENNSRYNNLYVDSIKQY, from the coding sequence GAAAACATGACCTTCCTGTTTTTGCTTCTGACCTGCCTTTTCCTGCTCATCTCTGATTCCTATGAATTCTTCACCAAAGCAAATTATTCTAGAAGCTATCCTTGTGATGAGAGAAGACAAAATGGCTCTGTTATTGCAGAGTGCAACAGCCGTCGACTGCAAGAAGTTCCCCAAACAGTGGGCAAGTACGTGACAGCACTAGACCTGTCTGATAATTACATCACACACATAACAAATGAATCATTTCAAGGGCTGCAGAATCTTACTAAAATAAATCTAAACCACAATGCCAATCCACAACACCTGAATGAAAATCCTGATACAAACAAAAATGGCATGAATATCACAGATGGGGCGTTCCTCAACCTACAAAACCTAAACCAGTTACTGCTTGAAGACAACCAGTTATACCAAATACCTGCTGGCTTGCCAGGGTCTTTGAAGGAACTTAGTCTAATTCAAAACAACATAATTTGGGTAACTAAAAAGAACACTTCTGGGCTTACGAATCTGGAAAGGCTCTACTTGAGCTGGAACTGCTATTTTGGCAATAATTGTGATAATAAAACTTTCGACATAGAAGATGGAACGTTTGCAAGTCTTACGAATTTGAAGGTGCTGTCACTGTCTTTTAATAAGCTTGTCCATGTGCCACCGAAACTGCCAGACTCCCTAAGAGAACTTTATCTTAGCAACGCCAAGATTAAAATCATCAGTCAGGAAGATTTCAAGGGATTGAGAAATTTAAGAGTGCTAGATTTAAGCGGGAACTGTCCGAGGTGTTTCAACGCCCCATTTCCCTGTACACCTTGTGAAGGAGGCTCTTCAATTCAGATCCATCCTCTTGCTTTTCAAACCCTGACGGAACTTCGCTACCTGAACCTCTCTAGCACTTCCCTCCGGAAGATTCCGGCAACGTGGTTTGAGAATATGCATAATCTGAAGGTGCTGCATCTGGAATTCAATTATTTAGTTGATGAAATGGCCTCTGGGGAATTTTTAACGAAACTGCCCTCCTTGGAAATACTTGACTTATCTTTTAACTACGTAAAGgcgaaatatccaaaatatattaatatttcccAAAACTTCTCTAATCTTAAGTTGCTCCAGGCATTGCACTTAAGGGGTTATGTGTTCCAGGAACTTAGAGCAGAAGACTTCCAGCCCTTGATGAGTCTTTCAAATCTAAAGACTATCAACTTGGGCGTCAACTTTATTAAGCAAATTAATTTTACACTTTTCCAAAATTTCTCCAACCTGACGATCATTTACTTGTCAGAAAACAGAATATCACCCTTGGTAAATGATATCCAGCAAAATGACCTAAGTGGTTCCTCTTCTCCAAGTCATGTCCTTAAGCCACGCTCAGCAGATGTTGAGTTTGACCCACATTCAAATTTTTATCATAACACCAATCCTTTAATAAGGCCACAATGTTCAGTTTATGGCAAAGCCTTAGATTTAAGCCTGAACAGTATTTTCTTCATTGGGCGAGAGCAATTTGAAGCTTTTCATGACATTGCCTGCTTAAATCTGTCTTCAAATGGCAACGGTCAAGTGCTACATGGGACTGAATTTTCAGCCGTGCCGCATATCAAATATTTGGATCTGACAAACAATAGACTCGACTTTGACGATGACAGCGCTCTCCATGATCTGCCCGAGTTAGAAGTTCTAGATCTCAGCTACAATGCACACTACTTCCGAATAGCAGGGGTGACACACCGCCTGGGATTTATTCAAAATTTAACCCAACTGAAAGTTTTAAACTTGAGCCACAACAGCATTTATACTTTAACGGAGCAAGACCTGAAAAGCATGTCCCTGGAAGAATTAGTTTTCAGTGGAAACCGCCTTGACATTTTGTGGAATGCTGAAGGTGACAAGTACTGGAAAATTTTTACAAGTCTCAGGAATCTGACACGGCTCGATTTATCCTTGAATAACCTTAGGCGCATCCCGAATGAAGCTTTCCTGAACTTGCCCCAGAGTCTCACCCAACTATACATAAATAATAACGCATTAAATTTCTTTAACTGGACATTACTCCAACAGTTTCCACATCTCCAGGTGCTGGACTTGAGTGGAAACAGGCTATCCTCTGTAACTAACAGCCTCTCCAAATTCACGCCTTCCCTGCGGACGCTGCTACTGCATGGAAACAGGATTTCTCACCTGCCCTCCAGCTTTCTTTCCGAAGCCAGCAGTCTGATCCACCTCGATTTGAGTTCCAACCTGCTGAAGATGATCAACAAATCCACGCTTCAAACTAAGACCAACACCAGTTTAACCATTTTGGAACTAGGCAGAAACCCTTTTGACTGTACCTGTGACATTGGAGATTTTCGAAGATGGATAGATGAAAATCTGAATGTCACAATCCCTAGGTTGACAGACATCATCTGCTCTAGTCCTGGGGATCAAAAAGGGAAGAGCATCATGAGTCTGGAGCTAACAACTTGTATTTCAGATACCATCGCGGCAGTGCTgtgtttcttcacatccttgatCACCATCACTGTGATGTTGGCTGCCTTGGGTCACCATTGGTTTTACTGGGATGTTTGGTTTATCTATCATGTGTGTTTAGCTAAGGTAAAAGGCTACAGGTCTCTTTCCACGTCCCAAACTTTCTATGATGCCTACGTTTCTTATGACACCAAAGATGCCTCTGTTACCGACTGGGTGATAAATGAGCTGCGCTTCCACCTAGAGGAGAGTGAAGGGAAAAATGTGCTCCTCTGTTTAGAGGAGAGGGACTGGGACCCCGGATTAGCCATCATCGATAACCTCATGCAGAGCATAAACCAAAGCAAGAAAACCATATTCGTCTTAACCAAAGAATATGCCCAAAACTGGAACTTTAAAACAGCATTCTACTTGGCCTTGCAGCGGCTCATGGATGAGAATATGGATGTGATTATATTTATTCTGCTGGAGCCAGTGTTACAGCATTCTCAGTATTTGAGGCTGCGGCAGAGGATCTGCAGAAGCTCCATCCTTCGATGGCCGGACAACCCCAAGGCGGAAGGCTTGTTTTGGCAAAGTCTGAAAAACGTGGTCTTAACTGAAAACAATTCCCGGTATAACAATTTGTATGTTGATTCCATTAAACAGTACTAA